The following coding sequences lie in one Stenotrophomonas rhizophila genomic window:
- the mgtE gene encoding magnesium transporter yields MNQKDLLRPVADAAALSAPLASFNTADAVEFLNTLELSRAADTLAALPLPRAVKMLEQPELNRSGDLVALLPVARAAALLGLMADDRATDIVHELDDDERARLIPLLSADARQSIQQLLSYPAHTAGALMTTEFVSVPADWTVGRTLQHIREVERTRETVYAIYVLDPHTRTLVQVVTMRRLITGLPDEPILDVAQTNPPVTVDAMLDQEEVAQLIRRHDLLAIPVVDPAQHVLGIVTVDDILDALIEESTEDAHKFGGMEALEKPYMQIGFFGMIRKRAGWLSVLFLGEMLTASAMQHYEDELARAVVLTLFIPLIMSSGGNSGSQATSLLIRSLALRELRLRDWWKVALREIPTGLTLGAILGVLAMIRIVSWQLLGLHDYGQHWQLLALTIGAALVGIVTFGSLSGSMLPFILKRLGFDPASASAPFVATLVDVTGLVIYFSIAAMILRGTLL; encoded by the coding sequence ATGAACCAGAAAGACCTGCTGCGCCCGGTGGCCGATGCCGCCGCCCTGAGCGCACCCCTGGCCAGCTTCAACACCGCCGATGCGGTGGAGTTCCTCAATACCCTGGAGCTGTCGCGCGCCGCTGACACCCTGGCCGCCTTGCCGTTGCCGCGCGCGGTGAAGATGCTCGAACAGCCCGAGCTCAACCGCAGTGGCGACCTGGTGGCGCTGCTGCCGGTGGCCCGTGCCGCCGCGCTGCTGGGCCTGATGGCCGACGACCGCGCCACCGACATCGTCCATGAGCTGGACGACGACGAACGCGCGCGCCTGATCCCGCTGCTCAGCGCCGACGCGCGCCAGTCCATCCAGCAGCTGCTCAGCTACCCCGCGCACACCGCCGGTGCGCTGATGACCACCGAATTCGTCAGCGTGCCGGCCGACTGGACCGTCGGCCGCACCCTGCAGCACATCCGCGAAGTCGAGCGCACCCGCGAAACCGTCTACGCCATCTACGTGCTCGACCCGCACACCCGCACCCTGGTGCAGGTGGTGACCATGCGCCGCCTGATCACCGGCCTGCCCGACGAGCCCATCCTCGACGTGGCCCAGACCAACCCGCCGGTCACCGTCGATGCCATGCTCGACCAGGAAGAAGTGGCCCAGCTGATCCGCCGCCACGACCTGCTCGCCATCCCCGTGGTGGACCCGGCCCAGCACGTGCTCGGCATCGTCACCGTGGACGACATCCTGGATGCCCTCATCGAGGAATCCACCGAGGACGCGCACAAGTTCGGCGGCATGGAAGCGCTGGAAAAGCCGTACATGCAGATCGGCTTCTTCGGCATGATCCGCAAGCGCGCCGGCTGGCTGAGCGTGCTGTTCCTGGGCGAAATGCTCACCGCCAGCGCCATGCAGCACTACGAGGACGAGCTGGCCCGCGCGGTCGTGCTCACCCTGTTCATTCCGCTGATCATGAGCTCGGGCGGCAACTCCGGCTCCCAGGCCACCTCCCTGCTGATCCGCAGCCTGGCCCTGCGCGAACTGCGCCTGCGCGACTGGTGGAAAGTGGCGCTGCGCGAAATTCCCACCGGCCTCACCCTTGGCGCCATCCTGGGCGTGCTGGCGATGATCCGCATCGTCTCCTGGCAGCTGCTCGGCCTGCACGATTACGGCCAGCACTGGCAGCTGCTCGCCCTCACCATCGGCGCGGCGCTGGTGGGCATCGTCACCTTCGGCTCGCTGTCCGGCTCGATGCTGCCCTTCATCCTCAAACGCCTCGGCTTCGACCCCGCCAGCGCATCGGCGCCATTCGTCGCCACGCTCGTCGACGTCACCGGCCTGGTCATCTATTTCAGCATCGCCGCGATGATCCTGCGCGGCACGTTGTTGTAG
- a CDS encoding methyl-accepting chemotaxis protein: MNMTSGAPNRALSLQFKLLGALSLGLAIVVLCALAGLGSAWLNLSTAVPPEVARNTQAEALQREFRLQVQEWKNVLIRGSDAALRARHLAAFDRQGDKTRTLGKDLATSSDAGTARLAAQFMAQHAALEKEYHGALDAFAASGYSPLEGDALVRGKDRALGTTLDALGNRTAAVAEQAVQARSEQARRTLLVCAALTAAAAVVLMGLLAVWLRRAVIAPVVAVEAAARAVARGELDHRVQVNSRDEIGRLGQAMMAVTRTLKDVLAAQATMAERHEAGQISYRMDDSAFPGGYGQMVRDSNALVAAHIQVKMRAIEIMGRYAVGDLSQDMERLPGEKAVITQSLDRVKANLGAINAEIKQLASAAAAGDFSQRGDEARYEHDFRDMVGGLNQLMQTTERDLDQVSTVLQAIARGDLSARMHGQFHGVFARIRDDVALTSGQLTGIVGDIKRAAQSIQTAAGEIAAGNSDLSQRTEQQAANLEETAASMEELTSTVRQNAEHARQANQLAIGAHAVASQGGAVVGQVVQTMGAIETSSKKIAEIISVIDGIAFQTNILALNAAVEAARAGEQGRGFAVVASEVRTLAQRSAGAAKEIKTLIDASVGDVATGARLVQQAGQTMGEIVTGVQRVTDIMAEIAAASQEQSAGIEQVNQTVVHMDEATQQNAALVEEASAAARSMEEQAVALNDAVDVFVLDAGRAPAPGLSRAA; this comes from the coding sequence ATGAACATGACGTCCGGCGCCCCCAATCGCGCCTTGAGCCTGCAGTTCAAACTGCTGGGCGCGCTGTCGCTCGGCCTGGCCATCGTGGTGCTGTGCGCCTTGGCCGGCCTCGGTTCGGCCTGGCTGAACCTGTCCACCGCGGTGCCGCCGGAGGTGGCCCGCAATACGCAGGCCGAAGCGCTGCAGCGCGAGTTCCGGCTGCAGGTGCAGGAGTGGAAGAACGTGCTGATCCGCGGCAGCGATGCGGCACTGCGTGCGCGCCATCTGGCCGCTTTCGACCGCCAGGGCGACAAGACCCGCACGCTGGGCAAGGACCTGGCCACCAGCAGCGATGCCGGCACCGCACGCCTGGCCGCCCAGTTCATGGCCCAGCATGCCGCGCTTGAAAAGGAGTACCACGGCGCGCTCGACGCCTTCGCCGCCAGCGGCTACAGCCCGCTGGAGGGGGATGCGCTGGTGCGCGGCAAGGACCGCGCGTTGGGCACCACGCTGGACGCGTTGGGCAACCGCACCGCCGCGGTCGCCGAGCAGGCTGTGCAGGCCCGTTCCGAACAGGCGCGGCGCACGCTGCTGGTGTGCGCGGCACTGACCGCCGCGGCTGCAGTGGTGCTGATGGGCCTGCTGGCGGTGTGGCTGCGCCGCGCGGTGATTGCGCCGGTAGTGGCGGTGGAAGCGGCCGCACGCGCGGTGGCGCGTGGCGAGCTTGACCACCGCGTGCAGGTCAACAGCCGCGACGAAATCGGTCGCCTCGGCCAGGCCATGATGGCGGTGACACGCACGCTCAAGGACGTGCTGGCTGCGCAGGCCACCATGGCCGAACGCCACGAGGCCGGCCAGATCAGCTACCGCATGGACGACAGCGCCTTCCCCGGCGGCTACGGCCAGATGGTCCGCGACAGCAACGCACTGGTGGCCGCGCACATCCAGGTCAAGATGCGCGCCATCGAGATCATGGGCCGCTACGCGGTGGGCGACCTGTCGCAGGACATGGAACGCCTGCCCGGCGAGAAGGCGGTGATCACCCAGTCGCTGGACCGGGTCAAGGCCAACCTCGGCGCGATCAATGCCGAGATCAAGCAGTTGGCCAGTGCGGCAGCGGCCGGCGATTTCAGCCAGCGCGGCGACGAGGCACGCTACGAGCACGATTTCCGCGACATGGTGGGGGGGCTGAACCAGCTGATGCAGACCACCGAGCGCGACCTGGACCAGGTTTCCACGGTGCTGCAGGCGATCGCGCGCGGCGACCTGAGCGCGCGCATGCACGGCCAGTTCCATGGCGTGTTCGCGCGCATCCGCGACGACGTGGCGCTGACCAGCGGCCAGCTCACCGGCATCGTGGGCGACATCAAGCGTGCCGCGCAGTCGATCCAGACCGCCGCCGGCGAAATCGCCGCGGGCAACAGCGACCTGTCCCAGCGCACCGAACAACAGGCCGCCAACCTGGAGGAAACCGCCGCTTCGATGGAGGAGCTGACCTCGACCGTACGCCAGAACGCCGAGCATGCGCGACAGGCCAACCAGCTGGCCATCGGCGCACACGCGGTGGCCTCGCAGGGCGGTGCGGTGGTGGGCCAGGTGGTGCAGACCATGGGCGCGATTGAAACCTCGTCGAAGAAGATCGCCGAGATCATTTCGGTGATCGACGGCATCGCGTTCCAGACCAACATCCTGGCGCTCAACGCGGCCGTGGAAGCAGCGCGTGCCGGCGAACAGGGCCGCGGCTTTGCGGTGGTGGCCAGCGAAGTGCGCACGCTGGCGCAGCGTTCGGCCGGCGCGGCCAAGGAAATCAAGACGCTGATCGATGCCTCGGTCGGCGATGTCGCCACCGGCGCGCGGCTGGTGCAGCAGGCCGGGCAGACCATGGGCGAGATCGTCACTGGCGTGCAGCGGGTGACCGACATCATGGCCGAGATCGCCGCGGCCTCGCAGGAGCAGTCGGCCGGCATCGAACAGGTCAACCAGACCGTGGTGCACATGGACGAAGCCACCCAGCAAAACGCGGCGCTGGTGGAAGAGGCGTCGGCAGCGGCACGCAGCATGGAAGAACAGGCGGTGGCATTGAACGACGCCGTGGACGTGTTCGTGCTGGACGCCGGGCGCGCGCCGGCGCCGGGGCTGTCGCGCGCGGCGTAA
- a CDS encoding alpha/beta fold hydrolase: MTDRLPLLLLPGLLNDAELWRAQVADLSDIADCIVGDQTRGETMQAVVDDVLAHAPERFALAGFSLGGFVAQQILRTAPERVLRLALIDTSIHADSPERAAQRQSQRASVRLPGTFHGFGDTLMRSYIDASRLDDYLLVQRVRDMTARLGAEVFLRQSALERGDGHDVLAGYRDPLLIVCGANDRITPLAISEEMHALVPGSTLVVLPDCGHLAPMEKPDEVSAAMRAWLQA, translated from the coding sequence ATGACCGACCGCCTTCCCCTGCTGCTGCTCCCCGGCCTGCTCAACGACGCTGAACTCTGGCGCGCGCAGGTGGCCGACCTGTCCGACATCGCCGACTGCATCGTGGGCGACCAGACGCGGGGCGAGACGATGCAGGCCGTGGTCGACGATGTGCTGGCGCATGCGCCCGAGCGTTTCGCGTTGGCGGGCTTCTCGCTCGGCGGCTTCGTCGCCCAGCAGATCCTGCGCACCGCGCCGGAGCGGGTGCTGCGGCTTGCGTTGATCGACACCTCGATCCACGCCGACTCGCCCGAGCGCGCCGCCCAGCGCCAGTCGCAGCGTGCCAGCGTGCGCCTGCCCGGCACCTTCCACGGCTTTGGCGACACACTGATGCGCAGCTACATCGACGCCTCGCGGCTGGACGACTACCTGCTGGTGCAGCGCGTGCGCGACATGACCGCGCGGCTGGGCGCCGAGGTATTCCTGCGCCAGAGCGCGCTGGAACGGGGCGATGGCCACGACGTGCTGGCCGGCTATCGCGATCCGCTGTTGATCGTGTGCGGCGCCAACGACCGCATCACCCCGCTGGCGATCAGCGAGGAGATGCATGCGCTGGTCCCCGGCTCCACGCTGGTGGTGCTGCCCGATTGCGGGCACCTGGCACCGATGGAGAAACCGGACGAGGTGAGCGCGGCGATGCGCGCGTGGTTGCAGGCCTGA
- a CDS encoding bifunctional acetate--CoA ligase family protein/GNAT family N-acetyltransferase: MSTYHLQSVFRPQSVAVIGGSPRERSAGRAVMRNLRSTGFPGKVAWINPRYSDIDGIRTVKRLKDLDWVPELVVITAPASIVPQVVATAAERGVAAAIILTANLGQGPGSLAEQVETAARAKGLRILGPHCLGVIAPHARLNASIAAHFPQAGDLALISESSAIAAALVEWGVARSVGFSAVVSLGDTLDVDFGDLLDYFATDYRTRAILLYVEHIGDARKFMSAARAAARAKPVVVVKSGRHIRINPDADTHVQALASADAVYGAAFNRAGLLRVGALDELFTAAETLGRLGTFPGRRLAILSNGGGVGRLAVDQLLALRGSLAELSPATVAQLDSVLPQGWSRSNPVDIVVDADGERYAAAIDALMSDSENDAVLVVNVPTAFTSSADAAQALTRTLGLRPRHHRDKPVFAVWLGNDDRATATLNAARVPTYPTEAEAVRGFQHLVRYRDAQAALMETPPSLPEDFVVDTTTARALVDAALAAGQQWLDPIATHQLLTAYGIPSAPVMQARDAREAMELAQPLLEQGATVAVKVFSADIPHKSDVDGVRLNLGSLQAVHAAATSIIARAHEKRPDARIDGVLVQPTIVRPKARELIAGIADDPTFGPVIVFGRGGTAVEVIDDKALALPPLDLRLSHELIGRTRVSRILKAYRDVPAADERAVALILVKLAQLAADIPEIRSLDINPLLADRDGVIALDARVAIAPSRKLHKGRGHPRFAVFPYPKEWERTITLSDGAPAFVRPVRPEDDALFRAFFARVTDDDLRLRFFQSVKHFSHEFIARLTQLDYARSIALVAIDPRSGDMLGAVRLHADADYDRGEYGILIRSDLKGHGIGWRLMAIMIEYAKWLGLNIVEGQVLRENSTMLAMCQSLGFKTRLDPDDSTVMVVTLPVQEVQVPDVPDTATH, from the coding sequence ATGAGCACCTACCACCTGCAATCCGTCTTCCGCCCGCAATCGGTTGCCGTCATCGGCGGCAGCCCGCGCGAACGCTCCGCCGGCCGCGCCGTCATGCGCAACCTGCGCAGCACCGGCTTCCCCGGCAAGGTGGCCTGGATCAATCCCCGCTACAGCGACATCGACGGCATCCGCACCGTCAAACGCCTCAAGGACCTCGACTGGGTTCCCGAACTGGTCGTCATCACCGCGCCGGCCAGCATCGTGCCCCAGGTCGTGGCCACCGCCGCCGAACGCGGCGTGGCCGCCGCCATCATCCTCACCGCCAACCTCGGCCAGGGCCCCGGGTCGCTGGCCGAGCAGGTGGAAACCGCCGCCCGCGCCAAGGGCCTGCGCATCCTCGGCCCGCACTGCCTGGGCGTCATCGCCCCGCACGCGCGTTTGAATGCCAGCATCGCCGCCCACTTCCCGCAGGCCGGCGACCTTGCGCTGATCTCCGAATCCAGCGCCATCGCCGCCGCCCTGGTCGAATGGGGCGTCGCGCGCTCGGTCGGCTTCTCCGCGGTCGTCTCGCTCGGCGACACCCTCGACGTTGACTTCGGTGACCTGCTCGACTACTTCGCCACCGACTACCGCACCCGCGCCATCCTGCTCTACGTCGAACACATCGGCGATGCGCGCAAGTTCATGTCGGCCGCGCGGGCCGCCGCGCGCGCCAAGCCGGTGGTGGTGGTCAAATCCGGCCGCCACATCCGCATCAACCCGGATGCCGACACCCATGTGCAGGCGCTGGCCAGCGCCGATGCGGTGTACGGCGCCGCCTTCAACCGCGCCGGCCTGCTGCGCGTGGGGGCACTGGACGAACTGTTCACCGCCGCCGAAACGCTCGGCCGCCTCGGTACCTTCCCGGGCCGTCGGCTGGCCATCCTCAGCAACGGCGGCGGGGTAGGGCGCCTGGCCGTGGACCAGCTGCTGGCCCTGCGCGGCAGCCTGGCCGAGCTGTCGCCGGCCACCGTGGCGCAGCTGGACAGCGTGCTGCCGCAGGGCTGGTCGCGCAGCAACCCGGTCGACATCGTCGTCGATGCCGATGGCGAGCGCTATGCCGCCGCCATCGACGCGCTGATGTCCGACAGCGAAAACGATGCCGTGCTGGTGGTCAACGTGCCCACCGCGTTCACCTCCTCGGCCGACGCCGCCCAGGCCCTCACCCGCACGCTGGGCCTGCGCCCGCGCCACCACCGCGACAAACCCGTGTTCGCGGTCTGGCTGGGCAACGATGACCGGGCCACCGCCACGCTCAACGCCGCGCGTGTGCCCACCTATCCCACCGAAGCCGAGGCCGTGCGCGGCTTCCAGCACCTGGTGCGTTACCGCGACGCGCAGGCCGCGCTGATGGAAACCCCGCCCAGCCTGCCCGAGGATTTCGTCGTTGATACCACTACGGCGCGCGCGCTGGTCGACGCTGCGCTGGCGGCCGGCCAGCAGTGGCTGGACCCGATCGCCACTCACCAGCTGCTCACCGCCTATGGCATTCCGTCGGCGCCGGTGATGCAGGCCCGCGACGCGCGCGAGGCCATGGAGCTGGCCCAGCCGCTGCTGGAGCAGGGCGCCACCGTGGCGGTGAAGGTGTTTTCCGCTGACATCCCGCACAAGTCCGATGTGGACGGCGTGCGCCTCAACCTCGGCTCGCTGCAGGCGGTGCATGCGGCGGCCACCTCGATCATCGCGCGCGCGCATGAGAAGCGCCCCGACGCCCGTATCGACGGCGTGCTGGTGCAGCCCACCATCGTGCGCCCCAAGGCGCGCGAACTGATCGCCGGCATCGCCGACGACCCCACCTTCGGACCGGTGATCGTGTTCGGCCGCGGCGGTACCGCCGTCGAAGTGATCGACGACAAGGCGCTTGCGCTGCCGCCGCTGGACCTGCGCCTGTCGCACGAGCTGATCGGCCGCACCCGCGTCTCGCGCATCCTCAAGGCCTACCGCGACGTGCCGGCGGCCGATGAGCGCGCGGTGGCGCTGATCCTGGTCAAGCTGGCGCAGCTGGCCGCCGACATTCCCGAGATCCGCAGCCTGGACATCAACCCGCTGCTCGCCGACCGTGACGGGGTGATCGCGCTCGATGCACGCGTGGCCATCGCGCCCTCGCGCAAACTGCACAAGGGCCGTGGCCATCCGCGCTTTGCGGTGTTCCCGTATCCCAAGGAATGGGAACGCACCATTACCCTGTCCGACGGCGCGCCGGCCTTCGTGCGCCCGGTACGGCCGGAAGATGACGCGCTGTTCCGCGCGTTCTTCGCCCGCGTCACCGACGACGACCTGCGCCTGCGTTTCTTCCAGTCGGTGAAGCACTTCAGCCACGAATTCATCGCGCGCCTGACCCAGCTCGATTACGCCCGTTCGATAGCGCTGGTGGCCATCGACCCGCGCAGCGGCGACATGCTCGGCGCGGTGCGCCTACATGCCGACGCCGACTACGACCGCGGCGAGTACGGCATCCTGATCCGCTCGGACCTGAAAGGCCACGGCATCGGCTGGCGGCTGATGGCGATCATGATCGAGTACGCCAAGTGGCTGGGCCTGAACATTGTCGAAGGGCAGGTGCTGCGCGAGAACAGCACCATGCTGGCGATGTGCCAGAGCCTGGGCTTCAAGACCAGGCTGGACCCGGACGACTCCACGGTGATGGTGGTGACCCTGCCGGTGCAGGAGGTGCAGGTGCCGGACGTGCCAGATACCGCAACGCACTGA
- a CDS encoding LysR substrate-binding domain-containing protein, which translates to MKTTLDEMQAFIAVIDSGSITAAAETLGQTTSGVSRALGRLEEKLGTTLLTRTTRRLQLTEEGDAFLAHARAIVASVEAAEEQLAARRDRPAGRLRVDAAMPFVLHAIAPLVAGYRARYPDVVLELNSSERYIDLLERRTDVAIRIGPLADSTLHARPLAHSRLRVLASPGYLQQHGTPASVADLRTHTLLGFNEPDSLNHWPLPGDTDALLHVRPAMAVSSGETLRALALEGVGIVCLSDFMTHRDRQDGRLVQLLPDLTVEVRQPIHAVYYRNTAVSARISSFLDHLAAAMVGDPYVR; encoded by the coding sequence ATGAAAACTACCCTCGACGAAATGCAGGCCTTCATTGCCGTGATCGACAGCGGCTCGATCACCGCCGCCGCCGAAACCCTGGGCCAGACCACCTCCGGGGTGAGCCGCGCGCTGGGCCGGCTGGAAGAGAAGCTGGGCACCACGCTGCTGACCCGCACCACCCGGCGCCTGCAGCTCACGGAAGAGGGCGATGCGTTCCTGGCCCACGCGCGCGCGATCGTGGCGTCGGTGGAAGCGGCCGAGGAACAGCTCGCCGCCCGTCGCGACCGGCCGGCGGGCCGCTTGCGCGTGGATGCGGCGATGCCGTTCGTGCTGCACGCGATCGCGCCCCTGGTGGCGGGCTACCGCGCGCGTTACCCCGACGTGGTGCTGGAACTCAACAGCAGCGAGCGCTACATCGACCTGCTGGAACGGCGCACCGACGTGGCGATCCGGATCGGGCCGCTGGCCGATTCCACCCTGCATGCGCGGCCGCTGGCCCACAGCCGCCTGCGTGTGCTGGCCAGCCCGGGCTACCTGCAGCAGCACGGCACGCCGGCCAGCGTGGCCGACCTGCGCACGCACACGCTGCTGGGCTTCAACGAGCCGGACTCGCTCAACCACTGGCCGCTGCCCGGCGACACCGACGCGCTGCTGCATGTGCGCCCGGCGATGGCGGTGTCCAGCGGCGAAACGTTGCGCGCGCTGGCGCTGGAAGGGGTGGGCATCGTCTGCCTGTCCGACTTCATGACCCACCGCGACCGCCAGGACGGCCGCCTGGTGCAGCTGCTGCCCGACCTCACCGTGGAGGTGCGCCAGCCGATCCACGCCGTTTACTACCGCAACACCGCGGTGTCGGCGCGGATCAGCTCGTTCCTGGACCACCTGGCGGCGGCGATGGTGGGCGACCCCTACGTGCGCTGA
- a CDS encoding MFS transporter, producing the protein MSRGIPLALLALTLGAYAIGTTEFVIVGLIPTIAADLGVSLPSAGLLVSLYALGVAIGAPVLTALTGRVPRKTLLVALMVLFTLGNVIAWMAPGYGSLIVARVLTGLAHGVFFSIGSIIATSVVPKEKAASAIAIMFTGLTVALVTGVPLGTFIGQHLGWRATFLAVAALGVIALIGSLLFVPRNLQRSEPATFGQQLSVLAQPRLLLVYAITALGYGGTFLSFTYLASILQDVTGFSANAVSGVLLVYGVSVAIGNLWGGRLADRRGPIPALKLIFGLLAAVLFVLTFTAYNTWLVLLTVLALGAVAFGNVPGLQVYVVKQAQRFAPQAADVASGLNIAAFNVGIALGASLGGLVVDHFGLMHTPWLGALVVMGAFGLTALSGRLDRRDGVADRAEGIAVSAH; encoded by the coding sequence ATGTCCCGTGGTATTCCCTTGGCCCTGCTGGCGCTCACCCTCGGTGCGTACGCCATCGGCACGACCGAATTCGTCATCGTCGGGTTGATCCCCACCATCGCCGCCGACCTGGGCGTGTCCCTGCCTTCGGCCGGCCTGCTGGTCTCGCTGTACGCCCTGGGCGTGGCGATCGGCGCACCGGTGCTCACCGCGCTCACCGGCCGGGTGCCGCGCAAGACCCTGCTGGTGGCCTTGATGGTGCTGTTCACACTGGGCAACGTGATTGCCTGGATGGCGCCCGGCTACGGCTCGCTGATCGTGGCGCGGGTGCTCACCGGCCTGGCGCACGGCGTGTTCTTCTCGATCGGGTCGATCATCGCCACCTCGGTGGTGCCCAAGGAGAAGGCCGCCAGCGCGATCGCGATCATGTTCACCGGGCTCACGGTGGCGCTGGTTACCGGCGTGCCGCTGGGTACCTTCATCGGCCAGCACCTGGGCTGGCGCGCCACCTTCCTGGCGGTGGCCGCGCTCGGCGTGATCGCGCTGATCGGCAGCCTGCTGTTCGTGCCGCGCAACCTGCAGCGCAGCGAACCGGCCACGTTCGGCCAGCAGCTGTCGGTGCTGGCCCAGCCGCGCCTGCTGCTGGTGTACGCCATCACCGCACTGGGCTACGGCGGCACGTTCCTGTCGTTCACCTACCTGGCCTCGATCCTGCAGGACGTCACCGGTTTTTCCGCCAATGCGGTCAGCGGCGTGCTGCTGGTGTACGGCGTGTCGGTGGCGATCGGCAACCTGTGGGGCGGCCGCCTGGCCGACCGTCGCGGCCCGATCCCGGCGCTGAAGCTGATCTTCGGTTTGCTCGCGGCCGTGTTGTTCGTGCTGACCTTCACCGCCTACAACACCTGGCTGGTGCTGCTGACGGTGCTGGCCCTGGGCGCGGTGGCGTTCGGCAACGTGCCGGGGCTGCAGGTGTACGTGGTCAAGCAGGCGCAGCGCTTTGCCCCGCAAGCCGCCGACGTGGCGTCGGGCCTGAACATCGCCGCGTTCAACGTCGGCATCGCGCTCGGTGCCTCGCTGGGCGGGCTGGTGGTGGACCATTTCGGCCTGATGCACACCCCGTGGCTGGGTGCGCTGGTGGTGATGGGTGCCTTCGGCCTGACCGCGTTGAGCGGTCGCCTGGATCGCCGCGATGGCGTGGCCGACCGCGCCGAAGGTATTGCCGTGAGCGCGCATTGA
- a CDS encoding Rrf2 family transcriptional regulator: protein MKSSNQFSDALHVMAHLVGQDGPRTSEQLATCLPTHPVVIRRLLAALQKGGLVTSVRGHGGGSQLARAPAQITLHDVYVAIGAPALLHTGARETGRGCPVQQVVNDALDDSYRQAQALLEQRLRGTTLATLGEAFARHLAHHAAGVPHDR, encoded by the coding sequence ATGAAATCCAGCAACCAGTTCTCCGATGCCCTGCACGTGATGGCCCACCTGGTGGGCCAGGACGGCCCGCGTACCTCCGAGCAGCTCGCCACCTGCCTGCCCACCCACCCGGTGGTGATCCGGCGCCTGCTCGCCGCCCTGCAGAAGGGCGGGCTGGTCACCAGCGTGCGTGGCCACGGCGGCGGCAGCCAGCTGGCCCGCGCACCGGCGCAGATCACCCTGCATGACGTGTACGTGGCGATCGGCGCGCCGGCGCTGCTGCACACCGGTGCCCGCGAAACCGGGCGCGGCTGCCCGGTGCAGCAGGTGGTCAACGACGCACTGGATGACAGCTACCGACAGGCCCAGGCCCTGCTTGAGCAGCGCCTGCGTGGCACCACCCTGGCCACCCTCGGCGAGGCCTTCGCCCGTCACCTGGCCCACCATGCAGCAGGAGTTCCCCATGACCGTTGA
- the dkgB gene encoding 2,5-didehydrogluconate reductase DkgB, with protein sequence MSIPAFGLGTFRLKGQTVIDSVRNALDVGYRAVDTAQIYDNEAEVGQAIAESGVARDDLFLTTKVWIANFSHDALLDSLRESLRKLRTDHVELTLIHWPSPKDAVPMAEYLGALAEAKSLGLTRQIGISNFTIDLTRQAITILGADAIATNQIEVHPYLQNRALIAFLKEQGIHVTAYMSLAYGEVLKDPVIQAIAERHQATPAQVALAWALQQGFAVIPSSTKRENLASNLLAADLRLSDEDMAQIATLDRGQRLANPDGIAPAWD encoded by the coding sequence ATGAGCATTCCCGCATTCGGCCTCGGCACGTTCCGCCTGAAGGGCCAGACCGTCATCGACTCGGTCCGCAACGCATTGGACGTGGGCTACCGCGCCGTCGACACCGCGCAGATCTACGACAACGAGGCCGAGGTTGGCCAGGCCATCGCCGAATCCGGCGTGGCCCGCGACGATCTGTTCCTGACCACCAAGGTGTGGATCGCCAACTTCAGCCACGACGCGCTGCTGGACAGCCTGCGCGAGAGCCTGCGCAAGCTGCGCACCGACCATGTCGAGCTCACCTTGATCCACTGGCCGTCGCCCAAGGATGCGGTGCCGATGGCCGAGTACCTGGGCGCGTTGGCCGAAGCGAAGTCGCTGGGCCTGACCCGGCAGATCGGCATTTCCAACTTCACCATCGACCTGACCCGCCAGGCCATCACGATCCTGGGCGCCGATGCCATCGCCACCAACCAGATCGAAGTCCACCCCTACCTGCAGAACCGCGCCCTGATCGCGTTCCTGAAGGAACAGGGCATCCACGTGACCGCCTACATGAGCCTGGCCTACGGCGAAGTGCTCAAGGACCCGGTGATCCAGGCGATCGCCGAACGCCACCAGGCCACCCCGGCCCAGGTCGCGCTGGCGTGGGCGCTGCAGCAGGGCTTCGCGGTGATCCCCTCCTCCACCAAGCGCGAGAACCTGGCCAGCAACCTGCTCGCCGCCGACCTGCGCCTGAGCGATGAAGACATGGCCCAGATCGCCACGCTGGACCGCGGCCAGCGGCTGGCCAACCCGGATGGGATTGCGCCGGCCTGGGATTGA